A portion of the Bdellovibrio bacteriovorus genome contains these proteins:
- the rpsD gene encoding 30S ribosomal protein S4, producing MKRAGKTPRFKRQRRLLVELPGMGKAGALERRPYPPGQHGQQRRKYSEFALQLEEKQKIRFHYQIREEQFRRFINKAKASKATNWVEALVNMLEKRLDNVVFRLGFAPSIPAARQLVSHGKVLVNGKKVNVGSALVKVGDKITLKPEAYDNQVYMQAKQSPRLPLPTFMSKDEVGGKEEGRMTDEPNLESVPFAFEPGLVIGYYSMRG from the coding sequence ATGAAAAGAGCAGGTAAAACACCACGTTTTAAAAGACAAAGACGCCTTCTAGTTGAACTTCCTGGTATGGGAAAAGCTGGAGCACTTGAGCGTCGTCCATATCCTCCAGGCCAACATGGTCAACAACGCCGTAAATACTCTGAATTCGCGTTGCAACTAGAGGAAAAACAAAAAATTCGTTTCCACTATCAAATTCGTGAAGAACAATTCCGTCGTTTCATCAACAAAGCGAAAGCTTCTAAAGCGACTAACTGGGTTGAAGCATTGGTTAACATGCTTGAAAAACGTTTGGATAACGTTGTATTCCGTTTGGGTTTTGCACCAAGCATCCCTGCGGCTCGCCAACTAGTTTCTCACGGGAAAGTCCTAGTTAACGGCAAAAAAGTAAACGTAGGTTCAGCGCTAGTTAAAGTTGGTGACAAAATCACTTTGAAACCAGAAGCGTATGATAACCAAGTTTACATGCAAGCTAAACAAAGCCCACGTCTTCCACTTCCAACTTTCATGTCTAAAGACGAAGTCGGTGGTAAAGAAGAAGGCCGCATGACTGACGAACCAAATTTAGAGTCAGTTCCATTCGCATTCGAACCGGGATTAGTCATCGGTTACTACTCAATGCGCGGCTAA